The sequence CGGCATACCTGCCCCTACACAACGTGTCGATGAATACCCACACCAACTCTCCGGTGGCATGCGTCAACGCGTTATGATTGCAATGGCGCTCTGTTGTTCACCGACACTACTCATTGCAGATGAACCCACGACCGCACTCGATGTGACGATCCAAGCGCAAGTACTGGGTCTCATGCAGGAACTCCAAGCGGAAATGGGGATGGCAATCATGCTTATCACCCACGACCTCGGTGTTATCGCCGATCTCGCGGATGAAGTCGTTGTCATGTATGCAGGGCGCGTCGTTGAAACAGGCACTGTTGATGACATCTTCTATAATCCTCTGCATCCATACACGCAAGGATTGCTAAAGTCTATACCTGTCCTCGGAAGAACGCCGCAGAGAACCTTGCCCTCCATACCTGGAACAGTGCCGCACCCCTTAACACTGCCAGCGGGGTGCTCGTTTCAAGATCGGTGTTCAGAACGGATGCCAGAATGTGAGCGGATGCCAGAACTTGCCGGAATCAATGGAAAAACAGAAAACGGCGGACATGCTGTCCGATGCTGGCTTCACACAAATTTTTAATCTATTGCTCTTGTCTATTCTTACACCATAATGGTAGCCTGCAACACCGGCGCAGGCGGATATACGGAGTGGCAGATAAAAGTTCAAACCCAACTGACCGAACCGCAAAGTAAAATAGCAATTAGCAGTCAGCAGTTGGCAGTCATTAAGAGGTTTTCGGCTAACACAGTTTACCTCTTAAGATAGAGTCAAAACCCGCAGCTCGTAATGAAATGGAGAGCGGATTTAAGGAACGCATCCTATAGTTCTAACGCTCGTGATTACTCCGCAAGGTATAATTAAAAAATGAAGTTGCTTGAGGTGAACGATCTCAGAAAATATTTTCCGATACAGAAAGGTATCTTTCAACGCACTATCGGTTATGTCAAAGCAGTCGACGGTATCAGTTTTGATGTCCAACGCGGTGAAACACTCGGACTCGTCGGTGAAAGCGGCTGTGGGAAAACCACAGCAGGACGATGCCTACTCCGATTGATTCCGCCCACAAGCGGGAGTTTCATTTTCGGTGAGGAAGAAGTCGATTTAGCGAAGTTAACCTACCATGAGATGCGTCCGTATCGTAGACGTATCCAGATGATCTTCCAAGATCCGCATGCATCGCTTAATCCTCGGATGACGGTGGGAGATATTGTTGGTGAGCCGATGCGCGTCAATCGGACCGAGAAGGGCGCAGCACTGCAAGACCGGATTGTTGAACTATTGGAATCTGTGGGCTTGAGATCACAGGATATGCGCCGATACCCACACGCCTTTAGTGGCGGACAACGCCAACGTATTGGTATCGCGCGGGCATTAGCACTACAACCTGAACTCATCGTCGCAGATGAACCCGTCTCGGCATTGGATGTTTCCGTCCAAGCACAAATTCTCAATCTACTGGCGGAGCTCCGTGAAAAATTCCACCTCTCTTATATCTTTATCGCACACGATCTGAGCGTCGTTGAGCATATCAGCGACCGCGTTGCAGTCATGTATCTCGGTAAAATCGTGGAGATCAGCGATGCTGAAACCCTTTATCAATCGCCGAAACACCCCTACACGGAAGCATTAATATCTGCTGTGCCACTTCCAGATCCGAGTGCACAACGCAAACGCGAACATATCCGTCTTGAAGGGGATGTTCCCGATCCATCTCAACCGCCGACTGGATGCTATTTTCACCCGCGGTGCCGATACGCAACCGATATATGCAAACAGGAAACGCCAGAACTCCGTCAGGTAGCGCCGGGTGTTCAGGTGGCATGTCATCACAGTGATACCTTAGAGTTACAGGGGGTAGAGTGATGTCAAAACAACAGATGTCTGCAGACCAACTTTCCGTGTGCAGAAAACAACTGGAGCAACGCTGGAAAAGCCGAATAATGGACGATCGTAGGGAATTGGTTTATGAAAAAACAGTAGAACACGCCAAGTCAATTGACGAATTGTTTACAACCGTCTCTCAAGAGTTGAATACCTTCACGGATTCTCTCGCAAAGCCTGAGGAGGACGAGTGAAATGCGAAAGTTAATAGAAACCTCTCAGACTGTGGCTAAAGTCCTGATTATTTTGCTGATTTTCGTTGCTGGGTGTTCAGGTAACCCATTGGAAGATACCTCCGATTTTCCGCGTGGGCTTGAGGCGAAAGAAGCACCGATGTGGGCAAAACGCGTCGCCGAAGGCAAACTCCCCTCTCTCGCCGAACGGCTTCCAGAAAACCCACTCGTCGCCAAAACGAATTTCGACGGCTATGAACGTCCCGGTCCCTATGGTGGCACGTGGCACCGGTTCCACACACATCCAGATTTGGGCACTTGGAAGATGACAGCGGGTTACGCACCCCTCATCCGATGGAAATTTGATGCCTCTGGTTTGGAACCCGGTCTCGCTGAATCGTGGGAATTTAATGAGGATGGAAGTATGTTGACGTTGCATCTCCGCAAGGGGGTCAAATGGTCGGATGGGCATCCCTATACCTCTGCCTCGTTCGCTTTCTATTATGCGCTCTGCCTTGATGAACGCTATAAGTACAGCCCACCGGTTTGGTGCCAAGTAAACGGCATACCCATGGAAGTCGAAACGCCTGATGATTATACGATTGTCATGAAATTCGCAGGTCCCAATTGGCTCGTGCCGCTCTGGTTAGCGACCGGCTTTTGGTGGTGCAATCAGTATAACATTCCCGAACACTATATGATGCAGTTCCACCCAGATCACAACGCCAAATATACCGATTTCATTCAATTCGAGAAGGAAGATATCCCGCATCAGAACCCCGGGCGCCCAACGTTGTGGCCCTGGCGGGTGACAAAATATGAAAAGGGTGGCTTCCGTGTTGAACTGGAACGTAATCCGTATTACTATGTCGTTGATGAACTCGGCAGGCAGCTCCCTTACATTGACAGAGTTAAGACAAGTTTGGTGCCTGAGCCGCAGGTTCGCGTCCTCAAAGTCCTCGCGGGCGAGATCGATTGCCAATATCGTGGAATGGAACTCCGTGATCTTGCACTCTATTTGAAGGGACAGGAGAAGGGGAACTATAAGGTGCGTCGCTGGAAAAGCACGGCTGGCGCGCAACCCGCTATCTTGATTAACTGGACTGCCCCTGATCCTGAATTAAGAAAACTCATTCGGGATCAACGTTTCCGTAAGGCACTCGCTTACGGTATTGATCGCGTGAAATGTAACGAGATTGCATGGCGTGGTTTATTGGAACCCCAAGCGGCGACCGTCAGTCAAGAGGGATGGCACTTCGCCGATGAAGATGGACAGGCCCTCTTTGAAGAATGGAAGCGAGCCGATGCAGACTTTGATATTGCTGCAGGAAACCGCCTCTTAGATGAAATGGGACTCACGGAACGCGATGAAGATGGTTATCGGCTGCGTCCAGATGGCAAACGGGTTGAGATGCTTATGGACGTTCCGAGTTCTAATCTCAACAGCCAGGAGAATGACATCGGGCTGATTATTCAAGAGGGATGGGAGCAGCTCGGCTTGAAAACGCTGCTCTATACTCCTCCGGGTGCCGAGTTAAGTTTGCGTCGCACGCTTGGCAAGTTCACAATCAGTATGCACGGTGAAGCGGAGATGGATCTCTTTACGTATCCGGATTGGGTGTTTCCGACACTCGCTAAGTACTGGCACCCCAAGGTAGGAAAATGGTATGAAACGGGTGGTGAAAAGGGCGAACCCCCCACCGGACCCCTAAAAAAGTTGCTTGACTTATACGACGAAATTAAAAAGGAACCCGATGAAAAACAGCGGCATCAATATGTCCGGGACGCAGTTAGGATTCACATCGACGAAGGACCATTTCATCTCGGTTCTGCTGCGCGTTCACCATCGCTCTTAGTCGTAGCGAACCATTTTCACAACGTCCCAAACGACGGCATTTTGGGCCCATGGGCAATTGTTACACCCGCGACCAGTTATCCCGAACAGTGCTGGATGTCTAAGGAATAGCCATCAGCCGTCAGCCGTCAGCAATCAGTAAAGGCGGGAAGACGGGAAGATCGGAAGGTGGAAAGAAAAGAGAAGATTGGAAGACGGAAGATAGCGGTCAGTTGTCAGCAAAGAGGGTTATTTTAAACGAGGGGAAACGCCCTATCAAAAACACCCTTTTACCAACTGCTGAAAGGGTTGCGTAGCAACCCGTCCCGACTGCCGACCGCCATTCTTACTGACCGCTGACAGCCGATGGTTTCCGACAGCCAATAACAAGGAGATACACCCATAATTACCTATATCATTCGCCGATGTTTGATCGCGATTCCGACACTCATGGCGATTTCTATCATCTCTTTTATCATCATTCAGCTCCCGCAAGGCGATTACCTCGACCGGGAAATTCAGCGGTTGGAGGAAGAATTCGGCGATAGCAGTTCGCTGGCGCATGTTGAGGAATTGCGGGCACGCTACGGCTTGAACGAACCGCTGTGGAAACGCTATTTTATCTGGATAACTGGTTTTGTGCGCGGTAACTTCGGTGAGTCGTTTGAGTATAAACGAGAAGTCCACGAACTGATATGGGATAGGATAGCCTTCACCCTGATTATCTCTGTCGGATCGCTCATCTTCACCTATGTTGTCGCAATCCCCCTCGGTGTCTATTCCGCAACGCATCAATACAAATGGTCGGATAATTTTCTCACCTTCCTTAGTTTTGTCGGGATGTCAATACCGGCGTTTCTCTTAGCACTGTCGTTGATGGTATTCGCGTTTGACATCTTCGGTGTCCCGCTGTTTGGACTGTTCTCCGCTTACTATGAAGGCGCGCCGTGGACCTGGGGCAAACTGACCGACCTTTTCAAACACCTCTGGATACCTGTTATTGTCGTCGGCATTAATGGGACTGCGAGTCTGATGCGGATCATGCGTGGCAACTTACTTGATGTTCTTGGGCAGCCTTTCGTCCAAACGGCAAGAGCAAAAGGACTTAAAGAAGTCGTCGTGGTGAGTAAGCATGCAGTGCGGATTGCGATCAATCCACTTATCAGTATTCTGGGAATGAGTCTACCCGGCATTCTCTCCGGTTCGGCGATCGTCTCAATCGTCTTGGGGTTACCGACAGTCGGACCGATTCTCTTACGCAGTTTGCTGAACGAGGACATCTATCTCGCGGGGACGTTGATTATGATGCTGAGTCTCCTTTTGGTTATCGGAAACCTGCTCGCAGACATAGCCCTCGCTTGGGTAGATCCGAGGATTCGCTATGAATGATTTTTAATTTTACCTTGCAGAATAATAACGTCTGTTAAGTCTATGACGCACATTTCACTTATCCAGGGGAAATGACCAAGCAAAAACCTCACCAAATGTAAAGCAAAGACAAATTATGCCATTTAAGGAGAACCTAATTTCATTACGGGCTACACAATTTGGATTAATATATGAAACCTACAATTGAGACTGCCGAAGAAGTTAAAGATGCAGGTGAAGTAGGACAACTGAGTTATCGCCAACTGATATGGCGACGGTTTCGTAAAAATCGGATGGGTGTTATTGCCGGTGCCCTCTTACTCATCTTCTATATGCTCGCCATCGGTGCAGACTTTTTCGCTCCGTATCACTACAACGAAATCAACATGCGACTGCGCCACGTGCCACCCCAACGTCTCCATTTCTCGGTCGAAGACGGATTCTATGTTCACGGATTAAAATCTGTCCGGAACCCAGAAAGTCTTGAGTTAGAATTTACTAAAGATTTGGCACAGCGTCATCCGGTTGAATTCTTTTTCAAGGATGCGGACGGCAGACGACATCTCTTCAGTTCTGCCGGTCCCATGTTTCTGTTAGGCACTGATCGGATGGGGCGTGACCTACTCTCACGAATTATGTACGGGGCACGCGTCTCGATGACGCTCGGTTTAGTCGGTGTTTTTCTCAGCATCATTCTCGGTTCCATCCTCGGTACTATCTCTGGATATTGGGGTGGATGGGTAGACAATCTCATCCAACGCGTTATTGAAATCCTTTCGGCATTTCCAGACATCCCGTTGTGGATGGCACTCGGTGCCGCACTGCCACCGGGTTGGTCGAGCATCCAAATCTACTTCGGTATCACCATTATCTTGTCGATTATACGGTGGGGCGGATTGGCGCGGCAGGTGCGTGGAAAAGTCTTGTCGTATAGGGAGAGTGATTTCGTGATGGCGGCGCGTGCCGCAGGCGCGGGACATTGGCACATCATCACAAAACATTTGCTACCCGGGTGTTACAGCCATATCATCGTTATTGCGACACTCGCTATCCCCGGCATGATTCTCGGAGAGACCGCACTCAGTTTCTTAGGATTAGGGATCCGTCCGCCGATGACGAGTTGGGGGGTCCTACTGGAAGAGGCACAGCGTGTTACCGTTCTACTCCATTATCCGTGGCTCATTTTCCCAGCACTCCCAGTACTTATTGTTGTAATCGCCTTTAACTTCTTAGGTGATGCCCTCCGCGATGCCGCAGATCCATATTCAGATTAATTAATCGCTCCTGGGCTGCTGCTGCATCGCAGTGAGATTTTGCTTCGCATTGTCCCGCAGGTTTCCTCTATAGGCTTGCGCAGAATACAGGTTTTCAGCGAATTTACGACGCTGTTTGGGCATTCTGACGTTTCTTTTATCTTGGGAACATTAAACCAGAACGGTAGCCTGCAACAACGGCGCAGGCGGATATACAGAGAGGAACTTTCAATGCAAAACCCACTTGATCCAACCGCAAGGAAAATTAAAAAAACAGACCTTGGATTCTTCGCAACAGATGTTTCATTCACAGATAAATCCGCAATCGTGACAGGTTCCAGCCGTGGTATCGGACGCGCAATCGCCATTGAATTGGCACGCCAAGGTGCCGATGTCCTTATCAACTACAACCAAAACCGTGATGCTGCCGAATCCGTCCAACAGGAAGTAGAGGCACTCGGCAGAAAAGCGGTTATTATCCAAGCAGACATCAGTGACCTCGACGCACACGAAAGATTACTCAATACCGCACACCATGCTTTCGGAAAGGTAGACATCCTCATCAACAACGCCGGTATCACCCGTATCGCTGATATTCTTGAGGAGACACCGGAACAGTTCGACTTGATTGTCAATACCAACCTGAAGGCAACCCATTTTCTCACGCAACGCGTCGCAAATTACATGGTAACAAACGAGATTCGCGGCTGTATCATCTACACACTCTCGATCTCCGATATCATGGCGTCCGACAACCGAACCGCCTACTGTATTTCAAAAGCGGGATTAGAGATGAGCATGCGTGCCTTTGCTGGACGCTTGGCGGCACACGGCATTAAAGTGAACGGCATTGCTGCCGGTGTGATTGATACCGATCTGTCGCGGGTCCGTATACCGGATTATGAGGAAGCCGCGGAGAAAGGCTATATCTTTATGGTCCGTGCTGGCGCGCCTGAGGATGTCGCGCACGCCACGATTTCTGCCATGAGACTTTATGATACCGGAGTCGTCCTCCCCGCTGCTGGTGGTGTGATGACACCGCTGTTGAATCTTCGGTCTATGGCAGAATTAGATATGAATAAAGAGTAGGACTTACACATTTACAAGGAGGCCGGGATGTCTGATTTTCCCTGTAGTCCAATGCGTCCGCATCGATGGCACGTAAGAAAGAGTGGACACATCACGAAATCTCAGTTGGGCTATCGCGGCACAATACTGACCGAGGGTGAACTGATGGCGTTTGAGCAGAAGAGAGAACCGCGGACCCCTGGCATCATCACCCTCGATGACTTAAACCAACCAAGATTTTTCCACTTTGATTCGATCGTCGAAGCTGAACGGGAAAAGATGCTTTTCAATATCCACGATCGAGCACTACGAGAAATTTATTGTGAGATTTACAGCATAAAGATGCCCAGCCACCCAGAGACACATTTTTCGAGAACCGAATTGTTAGACCGCGGACACTGGACGGAAGAACGAATCAACACATTCTTAGAACCAGAGTCATTTTCCACATCTCTTCTCGACGTTCGTATTGAATATGTGATCTATGCTAAGACATCCGTCCGCAAAGTGGAGAGATCCGAAGCATATAAAGCTTTGTGGCAGGGAGAAAAAGAAAAGCGAGTCGCGAGACGCAAAGAAATCCGTGAGAAAGAGAAAATCACGCAATCACGCCTGATCTCCGAACGTGGCTGGACGAAAGGATTAATAGGCGACCTGCTGGGCGAACCCGATCTGCTCGTAGACAATCCACATTACAAAACAGCACCACAAATGCGGTTGTACTTCCTCGATCGCGTCAAAGAGATCGAAAAAACAAGTCCGATTTTTGCTAAGCGACGCAAAAATCGCAAAAAACGGCTTGCCAAAAACCCCTTGATGTCTAATAAAATCCCGAAGCTTTAGGTCAGACCTACTCCTGAATTCCACAAGTGCTTCTGTATGACGCTGCAGAGTCTCCTCCTCCTTTAGGACGAGGTCTATCACGAGTGGATTGTGTTCACATAATCCCAATATCCCGAAGTATCGACTTTTTGATTTTACAGACCATCGTATACGCTGGATCGAAAACGTTTCCCATATCGTATTCTACCGCCTGCCCTAACAGGATATGTGCTGCGCTTTTTTCCAAACCGAGTTCACCCAACCATCGAAGAAGTTCCGTCGTGGCGTGTTGCACCGCCTGATCCAGCGGACGCGCATTACCCGCCGCGAGAATATAATCACTGTTTTCCGCACGGGGCCAGTTGATGCTTTTTCCCTTGAGCACTTCAACCGTGAACTGCACATCAAAAGAAATTTCGATGCCCGTCCCAACGATTTCACCATCACCTTGCACAGCATGTCCATCACCGAGATGAAAAAGCCCACCGGAGACGAACACTGGAAAATAAACAGTAACTCCCTCTTGAAAACCGCGATAGTCCATATTTCCGCCGTGTGTGGAGGAGGTCGCTGTCGAGATCGCTTGTCCTCGCGGCGGCGCAACACCGAAACACCCGACCATCGGTTCAAGCGGGAGCGTAAGTTTACCCAGCTGTGTCTCTGGGGTCATCAATGTCGCCGTCCACTTTTCCACATCCACGTGCCACTCAGCGCGCCCACCTTCGGGCATCTCGGATGCAACGTAGTGCGGATCCAAAACATTCGGAGCAACGACCATAGCCGTCCGTCCGACTTTTCGATTCGGGAGGACCCGATCAAAATGGACCGCTAATGTATCTCCCGGTTCTGCCGATTCAACGTAAAAAGGACCTGTTTGTGGGTTTCCTCCCTCGGTGACCTGTGTATCGTTGGCATCGTAGCCCGCGTTGTCCACGGTGGTTGTAAAAACGGTGTCTCCGCTCTCAATGTGGAGCACCGGTTCGTGTGCACCAATCGCTGTGTAATAGACCGTCGGTTCAAAGTGATGTGTCGCCATTTTTTTAAATTTTCCTTGCGGTTTGATGAATGAAGTGCCTCTCCGTAGACCCGCCTGCGAGTTATGGCTTGGGGTTTTGATAGGGTATTTCTGCGTATTGTTGCAGGCTACCGTTTTGGCGTAAAAGAAAGAGACGTCAAGAATCCCATACCCAACCATAACTCATCGAAAACCTGCGCGTAATAGAATGGAGGGGTTTGCTTGGGCATTCTTTTGCCCAGGAGCAATGAATTAAAAAGCGATGTGAATAATATATCATGTTTAAGATACCGCGTCAAGGAACGAAAGACTCTTAAAATCCGCGTCATCCGTATCATTCACGACAATCCGCGATTTGCGGCGTACTCGCCCAAATGCGACGTGCATTCAGACAAGATATGCCCAATCCTCCAACCTCTGACACCGAAAACCGGAAACTGACAACAAATGATTTGACATCACTGAACCGCTGTGTTAAACTCTTTAAAAAATCTAAACCGATAAAAGGAACACCATGAAACAAATCTTTAAAAACCGCACGATCCACATAATCTCAACCATTTTCTTATTATTAATATTGGTCGCAAATGCCAATGCTGAACACGACTGGACAGAACAGATTGCTGCCTATAAACCGATGGTGGTGAATATCGAAACCTCCTCTGAGATAGTCTTTGAGACAGAAGCAAAAGGTACAAGTTTCGCCACCGGTTTTGTCGTAGATGCCGAACGCGGCATTATCGCCACGAACCGCCATGTCACGGGTAGCAGCCCTTCTTACGTCAAAATTAACTTCCACGACGGTAGTTTTACGGAAGCGCGGATTCTTTACTACGATCCCACACACGACTTCGGGTTTTATCAGATTGATCCCGCCGAAGTCGATTTTGAACTGCAAGCCGTTGAACTCGGCGAATGGGCAGAACTTGCCCTCGGAGATGAACTCTTACTCATTGGGAACAACGAGAAAGAGGAGTATACGATCAAATTCGGAAGAATTACGAACCTCAATGTTAACAAAGGCGACCGTCACTCCAGTTATATCCATACGACGTTTGATCGGACGGGCGGCTCAAGTGGCAGTCCCGTGTGGAATACCAAAGGTGAGGCCATCGCGATTCACGCACGCGGCACGGATACTTCCAGTTTTGAATTGCCAATTGATTACCTCTACGATGCCCTTGAATTGATGCGAAACAAGATGCCAATCCAGCGCGGCGAGATCGGTGTCGATTTAGAACTCATCTCTATTGGGGAAGCCATCAAACACTTCAATTTCCCAAGTGCTTTACGAAAAGAGATAGGTCCCTCCAAAGCCGGAACACCCAAGGTTATTCAGATTGAATCCATTGTCCCAAGGACAACAGGCGAAACCGTCCTTCGCGCATCTGATATTATCTATCGTATAGATAATGAACTTATTAGGGATGACCTCTATACCTTTGATGCTATTCTGAACCGGAACGTCGGAGGAAATGTTACGTTGGAAATCTATCGGAACGGCGAAAACCTGAAACTTGATGTCCCTGTGGAGGATTTGGAGGCAAAGAAGGTGCGGCGATTCGTTAGATTCGGCGGTGCTGTCTTTCACGATATTACGCCGCAACTCCGACGGATACTCTTCTTAGAAGCCGATGGGGTCTATTTACCGCACGCTGATGCAGGCAGCAGTTTCTCACGTGTCGGTTTACAGGAACGGAATGGCAACTCTAAAGTAGTGATTCTTGACATAAAC is a genomic window of Candidatus Poribacteria bacterium containing:
- a CDS encoding ABC transporter ATP-binding protein, with protein sequence MASAQNTSHEKSLLEISGLKTVFPTDDGIVNAVNDVSFKIDRGQTVGVVGESGCGKSITGLSLLQLVPSPGRIEAGEIQFYRNAEDDPLDIAQVSPKSELMRQIRGNEIAIIFQEPMTSLNPVYTVGNQIAEAIVLHEQVDKKTARERAIEMIARVGIPAPTQRVDEYPHQLSGGMRQRVMIAMALCCSPTLLIADEPTTALDVTIQAQVLGLMQELQAEMGMAIMLITHDLGVIADLADEVVVMYAGRVVETGTVDDIFYNPLHPYTQGLLKSIPVLGRTPQRTLPSIPGTVPHPLTLPAGCSFQDRCSERMPECERMPELAGINGKTENGGHAVRCWLHTNF
- a CDS encoding dipeptide ABC transporter ATP-binding protein, whose protein sequence is MKLLEVNDLRKYFPIQKGIFQRTIGYVKAVDGISFDVQRGETLGLVGESGCGKTTAGRCLLRLIPPTSGSFIFGEEEVDLAKLTYHEMRPYRRRIQMIFQDPHASLNPRMTVGDIVGEPMRVNRTEKGAALQDRIVELLESVGLRSQDMRRYPHAFSGGQRQRIGIARALALQPELIVADEPVSALDVSVQAQILNLLAELREKFHLSYIFIAHDLSVVEHISDRVAVMYLGKIVEISDAETLYQSPKHPYTEALISAVPLPDPSAQRKREHIRLEGDVPDPSQPPTGCYFHPRCRYATDICKQETPELRQVAPGVQVACHHSDTLELQGVE
- a CDS encoding ABC transporter substrate-binding protein, whose product is MRKLIETSQTVAKVLIILLIFVAGCSGNPLEDTSDFPRGLEAKEAPMWAKRVAEGKLPSLAERLPENPLVAKTNFDGYERPGPYGGTWHRFHTHPDLGTWKMTAGYAPLIRWKFDASGLEPGLAESWEFNEDGSMLTLHLRKGVKWSDGHPYTSASFAFYYALCLDERYKYSPPVWCQVNGIPMEVETPDDYTIVMKFAGPNWLVPLWLATGFWWCNQYNIPEHYMMQFHPDHNAKYTDFIQFEKEDIPHQNPGRPTLWPWRVTKYEKGGFRVELERNPYYYVVDELGRQLPYIDRVKTSLVPEPQVRVLKVLAGEIDCQYRGMELRDLALYLKGQEKGNYKVRRWKSTAGAQPAILINWTAPDPELRKLIRDQRFRKALAYGIDRVKCNEIAWRGLLEPQAATVSQEGWHFADEDGQALFEEWKRADADFDIAAGNRLLDEMGLTERDEDGYRLRPDGKRVEMLMDVPSSNLNSQENDIGLIIQEGWEQLGLKTLLYTPPGAELSLRRTLGKFTISMHGEAEMDLFTYPDWVFPTLAKYWHPKVGKWYETGGEKGEPPTGPLKKLLDLYDEIKKEPDEKQRHQYVRDAVRIHIDEGPFHLGSAARSPSLLVVANHFHNVPNDGILGPWAIVTPATSYPEQCWMSKE
- a CDS encoding ABC transporter permease, which codes for MITYIIRRCLIAIPTLMAISIISFIIIQLPQGDYLDREIQRLEEEFGDSSSLAHVEELRARYGLNEPLWKRYFIWITGFVRGNFGESFEYKREVHELIWDRIAFTLIISVGSLIFTYVVAIPLGVYSATHQYKWSDNFLTFLSFVGMSIPAFLLALSLMVFAFDIFGVPLFGLFSAYYEGAPWTWGKLTDLFKHLWIPVIVVGINGTASLMRIMRGNLLDVLGQPFVQTARAKGLKEVVVVSKHAVRIAINPLISILGMSLPGILSGSAIVSIVLGLPTVGPILLRSLLNEDIYLAGTLIMMLSLLLVIGNLLADIALAWVDPRIRYE
- a CDS encoding ABC transporter permease; protein product: MKPTIETAEEVKDAGEVGQLSYRQLIWRRFRKNRMGVIAGALLLIFYMLAIGADFFAPYHYNEINMRLRHVPPQRLHFSVEDGFYVHGLKSVRNPESLELEFTKDLAQRHPVEFFFKDADGRRHLFSSAGPMFLLGTDRMGRDLLSRIMYGARVSMTLGLVGVFLSIILGSILGTISGYWGGWVDNLIQRVIEILSAFPDIPLWMALGAALPPGWSSIQIYFGITIILSIIRWGGLARQVRGKVLSYRESDFVMAARAAGAGHWHIITKHLLPGCYSHIIVIATLAIPGMILGETALSFLGLGIRPPMTSWGVLLEEAQRVTVLLHYPWLIFPALPVLIVVIAFNFLGDALRDAADPYSD
- a CDS encoding SDR family NAD(P)-dependent oxidoreductase yields the protein MQNPLDPTARKIKKTDLGFFATDVSFTDKSAIVTGSSRGIGRAIAIELARQGADVLINYNQNRDAAESVQQEVEALGRKAVIIQADISDLDAHERLLNTAHHAFGKVDILINNAGITRIADILEETPEQFDLIVNTNLKATHFLTQRVANYMVTNEIRGCIIYTLSISDIMASDNRTAYCISKAGLEMSMRAFAGRLAAHGIKVNGIAAGVIDTDLSRVRIPDYEEAAEKGYIFMVRAGAPEDVAHATISAMRLYDTGVVLPAAGGVMTPLLNLRSMAELDMNKE
- a CDS encoding acetamidase/formamidase family protein, giving the protein MATHHFEPTVYYTAIGAHEPVLHIESGDTVFTTTVDNAGYDANDTQVTEGGNPQTGPFYVESAEPGDTLAVHFDRVLPNRKVGRTAMVVAPNVLDPHYVASEMPEGGRAEWHVDVEKWTATLMTPETQLGKLTLPLEPMVGCFGVAPPRGQAISTATSSTHGGNMDYRGFQEGVTVYFPVFVSGGLFHLGDGHAVQGDGEIVGTGIEISFDVQFTVEVLKGKSINWPRAENSDYILAAGNARPLDQAVQHATTELLRWLGELGLEKSAAHILLGQAVEYDMGNVFDPAYTMVCKIKKSILRDIGIM
- a CDS encoding trypsin-like peptidase domain-containing protein, encoding MKQIFKNRTIHIISTIFLLLILVANANAEHDWTEQIAAYKPMVVNIETSSEIVFETEAKGTSFATGFVVDAERGIIATNRHVTGSSPSYVKINFHDGSFTEARILYYDPTHDFGFYQIDPAEVDFELQAVELGEWAELALGDELLLIGNNEKEEYTIKFGRITNLNVNKGDRHSSYIHTTFDRTGGSSGSPVWNTKGEAIAIHARGTDTSSFELPIDYLYDALELMRNKMPIQRGEIGVDLELISIGEAIKHFNFPSALRKEIGPSKAGTPKVIQIESIVPRTTGETVLRASDIIYRIDNELIRDDLYTFDAILNRNVGGNVTLEIYRNGENLKLDVPVEDLEAKKVRRFVRFGGAVFHDITPQLRRILFLEADGVYLPHADAGSSFSRVGLQERNGNSKVVILDINGKQIRNLDDFIEACQTITDGQHTYVVVRDFNLFDSSPTPKSLTVNLKFGPLQQFEWNQEALDWEDGGNE